One stretch of Nicotiana tabacum cultivar K326 chromosome 18, ASM71507v2, whole genome shotgun sequence DNA includes these proteins:
- the LOC107804339 gene encoding uncharacterized protein LOC107804339 isoform X8: MEAILGPDSQPFQTFISDHWSNSKEKRSKAEWMFNMMKQKDPESIALKLVDYLGPSHDIYYRERCAGLLRKLLNDNDLCTWHNLSVSTQSTIKSMIVDRFSVEEPGFIIQELLITVWTLIDSVRADKTWPELLPPLYQRVTNSSLDPYLKGAACIIFAILSKDIGETTAPCIKDLHKLFLNTLNDDTLHLQVRITAARAVITFIQSIPSSNEKERFQELLPGMMRALTDTLNNKRREDAAEQVLLFLIKLAKNEPRFLRRQLVDVVGTMFDIAEDKSLEETTRHLAIEFVLALVEAREKAPGMMKKLPLFTTTCFAVLLNLLRDIKDEPSWHSSEIWNDQAGVTDNYIYGRECLSRFSKALGGKTIAPIALEQLDAYLIVPEWEKRHAALIALSQIAEGSSKVMMKYLEQIMNMVLHAFQDPHPRVRWAAINAVAQFSIDFSPHLQVQYHNFVLPALAAAMDDFQHPRVQAHAALAVSDFCKSDKPETLVPYLDRILNKQLVLLQNDNEMVQRAALKALSGIADLSKEQFQAYYDFVMPYLKTIRANANDKSNHKLQVRAFECISLVALAVGKEKFRDDLEQVMEVLKSFQKSQVREADTIVYILQASNRICQCIGKDFLPYMSTVMPSLVECAQFEPDKTVSTDKLYDSIHKVKFGKEMICIKGSDLLEVKSIACGLLGRYAHNLKEEFYPWISQAASVLAPLLKFYMDDDVRNYANYALSSLLPSAELAVEKGIAQGGNQSYFKQLSGDIILALGNALYSESEAKISANILWGLNECLLICGSLLNEDQVHSIIDEIKHVLMESSRRNGELTKRAKSEDFDAEEAELLRAVRELEDEVCINVGNILITLIHTFKAAFLPFFDELSLYLLPMMGKDKTAAERSMCFHVFDILVVYCGEAALKYYNIYLPFLLNSSDDEKPVVRQNALYGLGLCAEHGGSVFKPFVGEALSRINVVITHLHDREPENLSAYYNAAFALGKICQFHQESIDSAQIRRKTFGSQLSAPSKGYFSFCRGFMCWRESCCRRN, encoded by the exons ATGGAGGCGATTCTGGGGCCTGATTCACAGCCATTTCAAACCTTTATTTCCGATCATTGGTCCAACTCCAAGGAGAAACGATCCAAGGCTGAGTGGATGTTCAACATGATGAAGCAAAAGGATCCAGAGTCCATTGCTCTTAAGCTTGTTGACTATCTTGGCCCTTCCCACGACATTTATTACCGTGAAAGGTGTGCTGGACTCCTTCGCAAGTTGCTTAATGATAATGACTTGTGCACTTGGCATAATCTTAGTGTCTCCACTCAATCGACCATCAAATCTATGATCGTTGATCGTTTCTCCGTTGAAGAACCAGGATTCATCATTCAAGAGCTCCTTATAACTGTTTGGACGCTTATTGATTCAGTTCGCGCAGATAAAACCTGGCCTGAACTATTGCCACCCCTGTACCAACGTGTCACTAATTCCAGTTTAGACCCGTACCTAAAAGGGGCAGCTTGCATAATATTTGCGATTCTATCTAAGGACATAGGCGAAACAACAGCACCTTGCATAAAAGATTTGCACAAGCTATTCCTTAATACACTGAATGATGATACCCTCCACCTCCAAGTGAGGATCACTGCCGCAAGAGCTGTGATCACCTTCATTCAGAGCATACCGAGTTCAAATGAAAAAGAGCGGTTTCAAGAACTATTGCCAGGTATGATGAGAGCTTTGACTGACACATTGAACAACAAGAGGAGGGAGGATGCAGCAGAGCAGGTGCTGTTATTTCTTATAAAGTTGGCGAAGAATGAACCTAGGTTCTTGAGGAGGCAGCTAGTGGATGTGGTGGGTACCATGTTTGACATAGCAGAGGATAAGAGTTTGGAAGAAACGACAAGGCACTTGGCAATTGAGTTCGTATTAGCTTTGGTTGAGGCTAGGGAGAAGGCCCCTGGTATGATGAAGAAGCTGCCTTTGTTTACTACCACTTGTTTTGCAGtgttgttgaatttgttacgGGATATTAAGGACGAACCTAGCTGGCATAGTTCGGAGATCTGGAATGACCAGGCAGGGGTTACTGATAACTACATTTATGGTCGGGAGTGTTTAAGCCGGTTTTCTAAAGCATTAGGTGGCAAGACTATAGCTCCTATTGCACTAGAGCAGCTGGATGCTTATTTGATAGTCCCTGAGTGGGAGAAACGGCACGCAGCTCTCATTGCACTTTCTCAGATAGCTGAAGGAAGCTCAAAG GTGATGATGAAGTATTTGGAGCAAATAATGAATATGGTTCTGCATGCTTTCCAAGATCCTCATCCTCGAGTCAGATGGGCTGCTATTAATGCAGTTGCGCAGTTCTCAATTGACTTCTCTCCACATTTGCAAGTACAATACCATAACTTTGTATTGCCTGCATTAGCTGCAGCTATGGATGATTTTCAACATCCTCGAGTGCAG GCACATGCAGCTTTAGCTGTCTCGGATTTCTGTAAATCTGACAAGCCAGAAACTTTGGTACCCTACTTAGATAGAATACTCAACAAACAGCTTGTACTTCTACAG AACGACAACGAAATGGTTCAAAGAGCAGCATTAAAGGCATTGTCTGGTATTGCTGATTTATCTAAG GAGCAATTCCAAGCGTACTATGATTTTGTAATGCCATATTTGAAAACTATCCGGGCAAATGCAAATGATAAATCTAATCACAAGCTTCAAGTCAGAGCCTTCGAGTGCATAAGCCTGGTTGCATTGGCTGTAGGCAAAGAGAAATTCAGAGATGACTTAGAGCAG GTTATGGAAGTGCTCAAGTCATTTCAAAAATCACAAGTGAGAGAGGCTGATACTATTGTTTACATTCTACAG GCATCCAACAGAATTTGCCAGTGCATAGGGAAGGATTTTCTTCCTTACATGAGTACAGTCATGCCCTCTTTGGTTGAGTGTGCTCAATTTGAGCCCGATAAGACTGTATCGACTGATAAATTATATGATAG TATACACAAAGTCAAGTTCGGGAAGGAAATGATATGCATCAAAGGAAGTGACCTCCTAGAGGTGAAATCTATAGCCTGTGGTCTCCTTGGTAGATATGCTCATAATTTGAAGGAAGAATTCTACCCATGGATTTCCCAG GCTGCTTCAGTTTTAGCTCCGCTTCTTAAATTCTATATGGACGATGATGTCAGGAACTATGCTAATTATG CATTGTCATCCCTGTTGCCTTCTGCTGAACTGGCGGTAGAGAAAGGGATTGCTCAAGGTGGAAACCAGTCATACTTCAAGCAGTTGTCTGGCGATATAATACTGGCTTTGGGGAACGCTTTATACTCG GAGTCTGAGGCAAAAATAAGTGCAAATATATTATGGGGATTGAATGAATGCCTATTG ATCTGTGGATCACTTCTCAATGAAGATCAGGTTCATAGCATCATCGATGAGATAAAGCACGTTCTTATGGAAAGTTCACGCAGAAATGGAGAACTCACAAAGAGAGCAAAATCAGAAGACTTTGATGCTGAGGAGGCTGAATTGCTGAGGGCTGTAAGAGAGCTAGAAGATGAAGTTTGCATAAAT GTTGGTAACATATTGATTACACTGATCCACACATTCAAGGCTGCTTTCTTGCCTTTTTTCGATGAGCTTTCATTATATCTATTGCCTATGATG GGAAAGGATAAAACAGCTGCAGAGAGAAGTATGTGTTTTCATGTTTTTGACATACTTGTGGTGTATTGCGGTGAAGCAGCTCTAAA GTACTATAATAtatatcttccttttcttttgaactCAAGTGACGACGAAAAGCCAGTTGTTAGACAG AATGCGCTTTATGGACTTGGGTTGTGTGCGGAACATGGTGGTTCTGTTTTCAAACCTTTTGTTGGAG AGGCTCTTTCGAGAATCAATGTAGTGATAACACATCTACACGATCGTGAGCCTGAGAATTTAAGTGCATATTATAATGCTGCTTTTGCGCTTGGTAAGATATGTCAATTTCATCAGGAAAGTATCGACTCAGCACAG ATCAGACGGAAAACTTTTGGGTCCCAACTATCAGCACCTTCCAAAGGTTATTTCAGTTTTTGTAGAG GTTTTATGTGCTGGAGAGAATCTTGCTGCAGACGAAACTAA
- the LOC107804339 gene encoding uncharacterized protein LOC107804339 isoform X2, with protein MEAILGPDSQPFQTFISDHWSNSKEKRSKAEWMFNMMKQKDPESIALKLVDYLGPSHDIYYRERCAGLLRKLLNDNDLCTWHNLSVSTQSTIKSMIVDRFSVEEPGFIIQELLITVWTLIDSVRADKTWPELLPPLYQRVTNSSLDPYLKGAACIIFAILSKDIGETTAPCIKDLHKLFLNTLNDDTLHLQVRITAARAVITFIQSIPSSNEKERFQELLPGMMRALTDTLNNKRREDAAEQVLLFLIKLAKNEPRFLRRQLVDVVGTMFDIAEDKSLEETTRHLAIEFVLALVEAREKAPGMMKKLPLFTTTCFAVLLNLLRDIKDEPSWHSSEIWNDQAGVTDNYIYGRECLSRFSKALGGKTIAPIALEQLDAYLIVPEWEKRHAALIALSQIAEGSSKVMMKYLEQIMNMVLHAFQDPHPRVRWAAINAVAQFSIDFSPHLQVQYHNFVLPALAAAMDDFQHPRVQAHAALAVSDFCKSDKPETLVPYLDRILNKQLVLLQNDNEMVQRAALKALSGIADLSKEQFQAYYDFVMPYLKTIRANANDKSNHKLQVRAFECISLVALAVGKEKFRDDLEQVMEVLKSFQKSQVREADTIVYILQASNRICQCIGKDFLPYMSTVMPSLVECAQFEPDKTVSTDKLYDSIHKVKFGKEMICIKGSDLLEVKSIACGLLGRYAHNLKEEFYPWISQAASVLAPLLKFYMDDDVRNYANYALSSLLPSAELAVEKGIAQGGNQSYFKQLSGDIILALGNALYSESEAKISANILWGLNECLLICGSLLNEDQVHSIIDEIKHVLMESSRRNGELTKRAKSEDFDAEEAELLRAVRELEDEVCINVGNILITLIHTFKAAFLPFFDELSLYLLPMMGKDKTAAERSMCFHVFDILVVYCGEAALKYYNIYLPFLLNSSDDEKPVVRQNALYGLGLCAEHGGSVFKPFVGEALSRINVVITHLHDREPENLSAYYNAAFALGKICQFHQESIDSAQIIPSWLNCLPIKEDTVKAKVVHKQLCSMVERSDGKLLGPNYQHLPKVISVFVEVLCAGENLAADETKKCMINLLRHFQQTVPATTLASACSLLLPQHEMELESILSPEEDVNISTYAM; from the exons ATGGAGGCGATTCTGGGGCCTGATTCACAGCCATTTCAAACCTTTATTTCCGATCATTGGTCCAACTCCAAGGAGAAACGATCCAAGGCTGAGTGGATGTTCAACATGATGAAGCAAAAGGATCCAGAGTCCATTGCTCTTAAGCTTGTTGACTATCTTGGCCCTTCCCACGACATTTATTACCGTGAAAGGTGTGCTGGACTCCTTCGCAAGTTGCTTAATGATAATGACTTGTGCACTTGGCATAATCTTAGTGTCTCCACTCAATCGACCATCAAATCTATGATCGTTGATCGTTTCTCCGTTGAAGAACCAGGATTCATCATTCAAGAGCTCCTTATAACTGTTTGGACGCTTATTGATTCAGTTCGCGCAGATAAAACCTGGCCTGAACTATTGCCACCCCTGTACCAACGTGTCACTAATTCCAGTTTAGACCCGTACCTAAAAGGGGCAGCTTGCATAATATTTGCGATTCTATCTAAGGACATAGGCGAAACAACAGCACCTTGCATAAAAGATTTGCACAAGCTATTCCTTAATACACTGAATGATGATACCCTCCACCTCCAAGTGAGGATCACTGCCGCAAGAGCTGTGATCACCTTCATTCAGAGCATACCGAGTTCAAATGAAAAAGAGCGGTTTCAAGAACTATTGCCAGGTATGATGAGAGCTTTGACTGACACATTGAACAACAAGAGGAGGGAGGATGCAGCAGAGCAGGTGCTGTTATTTCTTATAAAGTTGGCGAAGAATGAACCTAGGTTCTTGAGGAGGCAGCTAGTGGATGTGGTGGGTACCATGTTTGACATAGCAGAGGATAAGAGTTTGGAAGAAACGACAAGGCACTTGGCAATTGAGTTCGTATTAGCTTTGGTTGAGGCTAGGGAGAAGGCCCCTGGTATGATGAAGAAGCTGCCTTTGTTTACTACCACTTGTTTTGCAGtgttgttgaatttgttacgGGATATTAAGGACGAACCTAGCTGGCATAGTTCGGAGATCTGGAATGACCAGGCAGGGGTTACTGATAACTACATTTATGGTCGGGAGTGTTTAAGCCGGTTTTCTAAAGCATTAGGTGGCAAGACTATAGCTCCTATTGCACTAGAGCAGCTGGATGCTTATTTGATAGTCCCTGAGTGGGAGAAACGGCACGCAGCTCTCATTGCACTTTCTCAGATAGCTGAAGGAAGCTCAAAG GTGATGATGAAGTATTTGGAGCAAATAATGAATATGGTTCTGCATGCTTTCCAAGATCCTCATCCTCGAGTCAGATGGGCTGCTATTAATGCAGTTGCGCAGTTCTCAATTGACTTCTCTCCACATTTGCAAGTACAATACCATAACTTTGTATTGCCTGCATTAGCTGCAGCTATGGATGATTTTCAACATCCTCGAGTGCAG GCACATGCAGCTTTAGCTGTCTCGGATTTCTGTAAATCTGACAAGCCAGAAACTTTGGTACCCTACTTAGATAGAATACTCAACAAACAGCTTGTACTTCTACAG AACGACAACGAAATGGTTCAAAGAGCAGCATTAAAGGCATTGTCTGGTATTGCTGATTTATCTAAG GAGCAATTCCAAGCGTACTATGATTTTGTAATGCCATATTTGAAAACTATCCGGGCAAATGCAAATGATAAATCTAATCACAAGCTTCAAGTCAGAGCCTTCGAGTGCATAAGCCTGGTTGCATTGGCTGTAGGCAAAGAGAAATTCAGAGATGACTTAGAGCAG GTTATGGAAGTGCTCAAGTCATTTCAAAAATCACAAGTGAGAGAGGCTGATACTATTGTTTACATTCTACAG GCATCCAACAGAATTTGCCAGTGCATAGGGAAGGATTTTCTTCCTTACATGAGTACAGTCATGCCCTCTTTGGTTGAGTGTGCTCAATTTGAGCCCGATAAGACTGTATCGACTGATAAATTATATGATAG TATACACAAAGTCAAGTTCGGGAAGGAAATGATATGCATCAAAGGAAGTGACCTCCTAGAGGTGAAATCTATAGCCTGTGGTCTCCTTGGTAGATATGCTCATAATTTGAAGGAAGAATTCTACCCATGGATTTCCCAG GCTGCTTCAGTTTTAGCTCCGCTTCTTAAATTCTATATGGACGATGATGTCAGGAACTATGCTAATTATG CATTGTCATCCCTGTTGCCTTCTGCTGAACTGGCGGTAGAGAAAGGGATTGCTCAAGGTGGAAACCAGTCATACTTCAAGCAGTTGTCTGGCGATATAATACTGGCTTTGGGGAACGCTTTATACTCG GAGTCTGAGGCAAAAATAAGTGCAAATATATTATGGGGATTGAATGAATGCCTATTG ATCTGTGGATCACTTCTCAATGAAGATCAGGTTCATAGCATCATCGATGAGATAAAGCACGTTCTTATGGAAAGTTCACGCAGAAATGGAGAACTCACAAAGAGAGCAAAATCAGAAGACTTTGATGCTGAGGAGGCTGAATTGCTGAGGGCTGTAAGAGAGCTAGAAGATGAAGTTTGCATAAAT GTTGGTAACATATTGATTACACTGATCCACACATTCAAGGCTGCTTTCTTGCCTTTTTTCGATGAGCTTTCATTATATCTATTGCCTATGATG GGAAAGGATAAAACAGCTGCAGAGAGAAGTATGTGTTTTCATGTTTTTGACATACTTGTGGTGTATTGCGGTGAAGCAGCTCTAAA GTACTATAATAtatatcttccttttcttttgaactCAAGTGACGACGAAAAGCCAGTTGTTAGACAG AATGCGCTTTATGGACTTGGGTTGTGTGCGGAACATGGTGGTTCTGTTTTCAAACCTTTTGTTGGAG AGGCTCTTTCGAGAATCAATGTAGTGATAACACATCTACACGATCGTGAGCCTGAGAATTTAAGTGCATATTATAATGCTGCTTTTGCGCTTGGTAAGATATGTCAATTTCATCAGGAAAGTATCGACTCAGCACAG ATTATTCCGTCTTGGTTGAATTGTCTGCCCATAAAAGAGGACACGGTTAAAGCCAAAGTAGTTCACAAACAGCTCTGTTCAATGGTTGAAAG ATCAGACGGAAAACTTTTGGGTCCCAACTATCAGCACCTTCCAAAGGTTATTTCAGTTTTTGTAGAG GTTTTATGTGCTGGAGAGAATCTTGCTGCAGACGAAACTAAAAAATGCATGATTAATCTTTTGAGGCATTTTCAACAAACAGTACCAGCAACCACCTTGGCATCAGCATGCTCATTGTTATTGCCTCAGCATGAGATGGAATTGGAATCCATTTTATCACCCGAGGAAGATGTTAACATTTCGACATACGCAATGTAA
- the LOC107804339 gene encoding uncharacterized protein LOC107804339 isoform X6, producing MEAILGPDSQPFQTFISDHWSNSKEKRSKAEWMFNMMKQKDPESIALKLVDYLGPSHDIYYRERCAGLLRKLLNDNDLCTWHNLSVSTQSTIKSMIVDRFSVEEPGFIIQELLITVWTLIDSVRADKTWPELLPPLYQRVTNSSLDPYLKGAACIIFAILSKDIGETTAPCIKDLHKLFLNTLNDDTLHLQVRITAARAVITFIQSIPSSNEKERFQELLPGMMRALTDTLNNKRREDAAEQVLLFLIKLAKNEPRFLRRQLVDVVGTMFDIAEDKSLEETTRHLAIEFVLALVEAREKAPGMMKKLPLFTTTCFAVLLNLLRDIKDEPSWHSSEIWNDQAGVTDNYIYGRECLSRFSKALGGKTIAPIALEQLDAYLIVPEWEKRHAALIALSQIAEGSSKVMMKYLEQIMNMVLHAFQDPHPRVRWAAINAVAQFSIDFSPHLQAHAALAVSDFCKSDKPETLVPYLDRILNKQLVLLQNDNEMVQRAALKALSGIADLSKEQFQAYYDFVMPYLKTIRANANDKSNHKLQVRAFECISLVALAVGKEKFRDDLEQVMEVLKSFQKSQVREADTIVYILQASNRICQCIGKDFLPYMSTVMPSLVECAQFEPDKTVSTDKLYDSIHKVKFGKEMICIKGSDLLEVKSIACGLLGRYAHNLKEEFYPWISQAASVLAPLLKFYMDDDVRNYANYALSSLLPSAELAVEKGIAQGGNQSYFKQLSGDIILALGNALYSESEAKISANILWGLNECLLICGSLLNEDQVHSIIDEIKHVLMESSRRNGELTKRAKSEDFDAEEAELLRAVRELEDEVCINVGNILITLIHTFKAAFLPFFDELSLYLLPMMGKDKTAAERSMCFHVFDILVVYCGEAALKYYNIYLPFLLNSSDDEKPVVRQNALYGLGLCAEHGGSVFKPFVGEALSRINVVITHLHDREPENLSAYYNAAFALGKICQFHQESIDSAQIIPSWLNCLPIKEDTVKAKVVHKQLCSMVERSDGKLLGPNYQHLPKVISVFVEVLCAGENLAADETKKCMINLLRHFQQTVPATTLASACSLLLPQHEMELESILSPEEDVNISTYAM from the exons ATGGAGGCGATTCTGGGGCCTGATTCACAGCCATTTCAAACCTTTATTTCCGATCATTGGTCCAACTCCAAGGAGAAACGATCCAAGGCTGAGTGGATGTTCAACATGATGAAGCAAAAGGATCCAGAGTCCATTGCTCTTAAGCTTGTTGACTATCTTGGCCCTTCCCACGACATTTATTACCGTGAAAGGTGTGCTGGACTCCTTCGCAAGTTGCTTAATGATAATGACTTGTGCACTTGGCATAATCTTAGTGTCTCCACTCAATCGACCATCAAATCTATGATCGTTGATCGTTTCTCCGTTGAAGAACCAGGATTCATCATTCAAGAGCTCCTTATAACTGTTTGGACGCTTATTGATTCAGTTCGCGCAGATAAAACCTGGCCTGAACTATTGCCACCCCTGTACCAACGTGTCACTAATTCCAGTTTAGACCCGTACCTAAAAGGGGCAGCTTGCATAATATTTGCGATTCTATCTAAGGACATAGGCGAAACAACAGCACCTTGCATAAAAGATTTGCACAAGCTATTCCTTAATACACTGAATGATGATACCCTCCACCTCCAAGTGAGGATCACTGCCGCAAGAGCTGTGATCACCTTCATTCAGAGCATACCGAGTTCAAATGAAAAAGAGCGGTTTCAAGAACTATTGCCAGGTATGATGAGAGCTTTGACTGACACATTGAACAACAAGAGGAGGGAGGATGCAGCAGAGCAGGTGCTGTTATTTCTTATAAAGTTGGCGAAGAATGAACCTAGGTTCTTGAGGAGGCAGCTAGTGGATGTGGTGGGTACCATGTTTGACATAGCAGAGGATAAGAGTTTGGAAGAAACGACAAGGCACTTGGCAATTGAGTTCGTATTAGCTTTGGTTGAGGCTAGGGAGAAGGCCCCTGGTATGATGAAGAAGCTGCCTTTGTTTACTACCACTTGTTTTGCAGtgttgttgaatttgttacgGGATATTAAGGACGAACCTAGCTGGCATAGTTCGGAGATCTGGAATGACCAGGCAGGGGTTACTGATAACTACATTTATGGTCGGGAGTGTTTAAGCCGGTTTTCTAAAGCATTAGGTGGCAAGACTATAGCTCCTATTGCACTAGAGCAGCTGGATGCTTATTTGATAGTCCCTGAGTGGGAGAAACGGCACGCAGCTCTCATTGCACTTTCTCAGATAGCTGAAGGAAGCTCAAAG GTGATGATGAAGTATTTGGAGCAAATAATGAATATGGTTCTGCATGCTTTCCAAGATCCTCATCCTCGAGTCAGATGGGCTGCTATTAATGCAGTTGCGCAGTTCTCAATTGACTTCTCTCCACATTTGCAA GCACATGCAGCTTTAGCTGTCTCGGATTTCTGTAAATCTGACAAGCCAGAAACTTTGGTACCCTACTTAGATAGAATACTCAACAAACAGCTTGTACTTCTACAG AACGACAACGAAATGGTTCAAAGAGCAGCATTAAAGGCATTGTCTGGTATTGCTGATTTATCTAAG GAGCAATTCCAAGCGTACTATGATTTTGTAATGCCATATTTGAAAACTATCCGGGCAAATGCAAATGATAAATCTAATCACAAGCTTCAAGTCAGAGCCTTCGAGTGCATAAGCCTGGTTGCATTGGCTGTAGGCAAAGAGAAATTCAGAGATGACTTAGAGCAG GTTATGGAAGTGCTCAAGTCATTTCAAAAATCACAAGTGAGAGAGGCTGATACTATTGTTTACATTCTACAG GCATCCAACAGAATTTGCCAGTGCATAGGGAAGGATTTTCTTCCTTACATGAGTACAGTCATGCCCTCTTTGGTTGAGTGTGCTCAATTTGAGCCCGATAAGACTGTATCGACTGATAAATTATATGATAG TATACACAAAGTCAAGTTCGGGAAGGAAATGATATGCATCAAAGGAAGTGACCTCCTAGAGGTGAAATCTATAGCCTGTGGTCTCCTTGGTAGATATGCTCATAATTTGAAGGAAGAATTCTACCCATGGATTTCCCAG GCTGCTTCAGTTTTAGCTCCGCTTCTTAAATTCTATATGGACGATGATGTCAGGAACTATGCTAATTATG CATTGTCATCCCTGTTGCCTTCTGCTGAACTGGCGGTAGAGAAAGGGATTGCTCAAGGTGGAAACCAGTCATACTTCAAGCAGTTGTCTGGCGATATAATACTGGCTTTGGGGAACGCTTTATACTCG GAGTCTGAGGCAAAAATAAGTGCAAATATATTATGGGGATTGAATGAATGCCTATTG ATCTGTGGATCACTTCTCAATGAAGATCAGGTTCATAGCATCATCGATGAGATAAAGCACGTTCTTATGGAAAGTTCACGCAGAAATGGAGAACTCACAAAGAGAGCAAAATCAGAAGACTTTGATGCTGAGGAGGCTGAATTGCTGAGGGCTGTAAGAGAGCTAGAAGATGAAGTTTGCATAAAT GTTGGTAACATATTGATTACACTGATCCACACATTCAAGGCTGCTTTCTTGCCTTTTTTCGATGAGCTTTCATTATATCTATTGCCTATGATG GGAAAGGATAAAACAGCTGCAGAGAGAAGTATGTGTTTTCATGTTTTTGACATACTTGTGGTGTATTGCGGTGAAGCAGCTCTAAA GTACTATAATAtatatcttccttttcttttgaactCAAGTGACGACGAAAAGCCAGTTGTTAGACAG AATGCGCTTTATGGACTTGGGTTGTGTGCGGAACATGGTGGTTCTGTTTTCAAACCTTTTGTTGGAG AGGCTCTTTCGAGAATCAATGTAGTGATAACACATCTACACGATCGTGAGCCTGAGAATTTAAGTGCATATTATAATGCTGCTTTTGCGCTTGGTAAGATATGTCAATTTCATCAGGAAAGTATCGACTCAGCACAG ATTATTCCGTCTTGGTTGAATTGTCTGCCCATAAAAGAGGACACGGTTAAAGCCAAAGTAGTTCACAAACAGCTCTGTTCAATGGTTGAAAG ATCAGACGGAAAACTTTTGGGTCCCAACTATCAGCACCTTCCAAAGGTTATTTCAGTTTTTGTAGAG GTTTTATGTGCTGGAGAGAATCTTGCTGCAGACGAAACTAAAAAATGCATGATTAATCTTTTGAGGCATTTTCAACAAACAGTACCAGCAACCACCTTGGCATCAGCATGCTCATTGTTATTGCCTCAGCATGAGATGGAATTGGAATCCATTTTATCACCCGAGGAAGATGTTAACATTTCGACATACGCAATGTAA